One window of the Archangium primigenium genome contains the following:
- a CDS encoding beta strand repeat-containing protein has product MKTLTKLIAPLLLGVLAACGNEPTPGSGPVTVSPKSITVKAGDSATLTASVEGTQEPKILWSVEGEGSGTITSAGVYTAPPQAGSYTVVATNALDATKKDTAAVTVTAAVVITLTPTSPSVSTAGSLAFSAEVTGASDTSVTWSVKEGATGGSITAAGVYTAPDQAGTYTVVATSVADPSRSASTQVRVEAPGITVTPNGSTVDQGAVVQFASTVTGVSNTSVTWSVTGGGTITASGIYTAPAQEGTITVIATSVADPTKKGSATLTVRPVQVSITPPSQTIAESGTAAFYATVTGTTASTAVTWSVEGGSANGTISASGLYTAPAKAGTYTVVATSVANPAKKATAQVTVGAVSVTISPESVTLTPGTTATFRLTVTGSSNTAALWSVVGGDDNGTITSAGVYTAPARAGTYTVVGALASHPDKKAQATVTVTSTTAVSVSITPGSATIATGGSATFSAQVTGASDTSVTWSVREGATAGSISAEGVYTAPAQPGLYTVVATSVSNPGASATAQVRVEAPGVTVTPNGATVDQGAVVEFSANVTGTSNTSVTWSVTGGGTITASGIYTAPAQEGTVTITATSVAYPAQKGSATLTVRPVQVTLTPASQTISESGTAAFYATVTGTTASTAVTWSVEGGASNGTISASGVYTAPAQAGTYTVVATSVANPDKKATGQVTVQAVSVAITPTWVTLAQGATTTFTASVTGTSNQAVLWSVEGGDGNGTITSSGIYTAPTRPGTFTVVAASAAVPSKTATATVTVPVASGGDYTNPTGTGWRLVKNTSASSGTHLVLDLVGPTGQSGRGVDLTLTLNPAQATWAKVSGSDMEWVTNRLFELGAAPRLIKGAAQGGRLDVGVFQKGTSVPATPYSGALLSVAVDVKVDASIPAGTRIPLTVLKAHALPATGSLAPIDVAVGTIITQ; this is encoded by the coding sequence ATGAAAACGTTGACCAAGCTCATTGCTCCCCTGCTGCTCGGCGTGCTCGCCGCGTGCGGCAACGAGCCCACGCCTGGGTCGGGTCCGGTGACGGTCTCGCCCAAGTCCATCACCGTGAAGGCCGGCGACTCCGCCACCCTCACCGCGTCCGTGGAAGGCACCCAGGAGCCGAAGATCCTCTGGAGTGTGGAGGGTGAAGGCTCGGGCACCATCACCAGCGCGGGCGTCTACACGGCGCCCCCGCAGGCGGGCTCGTACACGGTGGTGGCCACCAACGCGCTGGACGCCACCAAGAAGGACACCGCCGCGGTCACCGTCACCGCGGCCGTGGTCATCACCCTCACCCCCACCTCGCCCTCGGTCTCCACCGCGGGCAGCCTCGCCTTCAGCGCGGAGGTGACGGGCGCGAGCGACACGTCGGTCACCTGGTCGGTCAAGGAAGGCGCCACCGGGGGCAGCATCACCGCCGCGGGCGTGTACACCGCGCCGGACCAGGCGGGCACCTACACCGTGGTGGCCACGAGCGTGGCGGATCCCAGCCGCTCGGCGTCCACGCAGGTGCGGGTCGAGGCGCCGGGCATCACCGTGACGCCCAACGGCTCCACGGTGGACCAGGGCGCGGTGGTGCAGTTCGCCTCCACCGTCACCGGCGTGTCCAACACCAGCGTGACGTGGAGCGTGACGGGCGGCGGCACCATCACCGCCTCGGGCATCTACACCGCCCCCGCCCAGGAGGGCACCATCACCGTCATCGCCACCAGCGTGGCGGATCCGACGAAGAAGGGCAGCGCCACGCTCACCGTGCGCCCGGTGCAGGTGAGCATCACCCCGCCCTCGCAGACCATCGCCGAGTCGGGCACGGCGGCCTTCTACGCCACCGTGACGGGCACCACCGCGAGCACCGCGGTGACCTGGAGCGTCGAGGGCGGCTCGGCCAACGGCACCATCTCCGCCTCCGGCCTGTACACGGCGCCCGCCAAGGCGGGCACGTACACGGTGGTGGCCACCAGCGTGGCCAACCCCGCCAAGAAGGCCACCGCCCAGGTGACCGTGGGCGCGGTGTCGGTGACCATCAGCCCCGAGTCGGTGACGCTCACCCCGGGCACCACCGCCACCTTCCGCCTGACGGTGACGGGCTCCTCCAACACGGCGGCGCTCTGGAGCGTGGTGGGCGGTGACGACAACGGCACCATCACCTCCGCGGGTGTCTACACGGCGCCCGCCCGCGCGGGCACCTACACGGTGGTGGGCGCCCTCGCGTCCCACCCCGACAAGAAGGCCCAGGCCACCGTCACGGTGACGTCCACCACGGCGGTGTCGGTGAGCATCACCCCGGGCTCGGCCACGATCGCCACCGGCGGCAGCGCCACCTTCAGCGCGCAGGTGACGGGGGCCAGCGACACGTCGGTCACCTGGTCGGTGCGCGAGGGCGCCACGGCGGGCAGCATCAGCGCCGAGGGCGTGTACACCGCGCCCGCGCAGCCCGGCCTCTACACCGTGGTGGCCACCAGCGTGTCCAACCCGGGCGCCTCGGCCACCGCCCAGGTGCGGGTCGAGGCCCCGGGCGTCACCGTGACGCCCAACGGCGCCACGGTGGACCAGGGCGCGGTGGTGGAGTTCTCCGCCAACGTCACCGGCACGTCCAACACCAGCGTGACGTGGAGCGTGACGGGCGGCGGCACCATCACCGCCTCGGGCATCTACACCGCTCCGGCCCAGGAGGGCACGGTCACCATCACCGCCACCAGCGTGGCCTACCCGGCGCAGAAGGGCAGCGCCACGCTCACCGTGCGTCCGGTGCAGGTGACGCTCACCCCGGCCTCGCAGACCATCTCCGAGTCGGGCACGGCGGCCTTCTACGCCACCGTGACGGGCACCACCGCGAGCACCGCGGTGACCTGGAGTGTCGAGGGCGGCGCCAGCAACGGCACCATCTCCGCCTCGGGCGTCTACACGGCGCCGGCCCAGGCGGGCACGTACACGGTGGTGGCCACCAGCGTGGCCAACCCCGACAAGAAGGCCACCGGGCAGGTGACGGTGCAGGCGGTGAGCGTGGCCATCACCCCCACCTGGGTGACGCTCGCCCAGGGCGCCACCACCACCTTCACGGCGAGCGTGACGGGCACCTCCAACCAGGCGGTGCTCTGGAGCGTGGAGGGCGGTGACGGCAACGGCACCATCACCTCCTCGGGCATCTACACGGCCCCCACCCGTCCGGGCACCTTCACCGTGGTGGCCGCCAGCGCCGCCGTCCCGAGCAAGACGGCCACCGCCACCGTCACGGTCCCCGTGGCGAGCGGCGGCGACTACACCAACCCCACCGGCACGGGCTGGCGGCTGGTGAAGAACACGTCGGCCTCCTCGGGCACCCACCTGGTGCTGGATCTGGTGGGCCCCACCGGCCAGTCCGGCCGGGGCGTGGACCTGACGCTGACGCTCAACCCGGCGCAGGCGACGTGGGCCAAGGTGTCCGGCTCCGACATGGAGTGGGTCACCAACCGCCTGTTCGAGCTGGGCGCCGCGCCGCGGCTGATCAAGGGCGCCGCCCAGGGTGGCCGGCTGGACGTGGGCGTGTTCCAGAAGGGCACGAGCGTCCCGGCGACGCCGTACTCCGGCGCGCTCCTCTCCGTGGCGGTGGACGTGAAGGTCGATGCGTCCATCCCCGCGGGCACGCGCATCCCCCTGACCGTCCTCAAGGCGCACGCCCTGCCCGCGACGGGCTCGCTGGCGCCCATTGACGTGGCGGTGGGCACGATCATCACCCAGTAG